Sequence from the Deltaproteobacteria bacterium genome:
TAATGATTGTTGTCGGTTCAGTCCCAACTGCCTGTATTGGTCTTGTATTCAAAGATGAACTCGAAGCGCTATTCGGTGAGCCGAAGTTTGCTGCATGGATGTTATTGGTAACTGCAGGGCTCTTAGCGCTGACCATGATTCAAAGAGGTTCAAGCCGCACCATAGAATCTATGGGACTGCGTGATGCACTAACCATCGGCCTCATACAGGGTATGGCGGTCATTCCTGGTATTAGCCGCAGTGGCTCAACCATAGCGTGTGCAATGCTTCTCGGACTCGACCGGCAATTGGCCGCGCGTTACTCCTTCTTATTGAGCGTGCCAGCGATTCTCGGTGCCGTGTTATTAAAGACGAAGGATGCGGTAGAGGCAGGCGCCCATATTGATGTGTTGCCGCTGGTGGTGGGATTTTTCAGCGCTGCGCTGGTCGGAGTTTTGGCCCTGCGTTTCTTTATCCCCATCGTGAAACAGGGCAAATTGCATTACTTTGTCGCGTATTTGATTCCAGTAGGTATTCTTGGGATTTGTGTTCTGTGAACCGAGAAGACGTAATCGCTGCCGTTCGAGCCCACCGGTCGCTGGAGCTTCCGAGTACCGGGCTAAGGCCCAGCGCTGTATTGGTGGCATTGCGTGAAATGAGCGACTCCGATGGTTTCGAGCTCATTCTCACTCGGCGCACTGAAAAGTTACCCTCTCATGCCGGACAAGTGTCTTTTCCTGGCGGCGGCACAACAGACTCGGATGCAAATCCCGAGTCGACAGCCCTTAGGGAAACTGAAGAAGAGCTGGGTATCGACCCTGCGTGCGTGACAGTGGTCGGAGAACTGGATCATCTCAACACCATCACCGGATACCATGTCGTACCAATCGTGGGTATCGTACCCCGAGATATCGTTTTTAAGCCTTCAGAGCATGAAGTCGCCAAAGTGTTTACCGTTCCGCTGGATGTGTTCCTGGATGATTCGCGCTGGGTGACCAAGGTTCATAATTATAAAGGCAGTGAAATTGCCATGCAGGAACTTCATTGGGATGGCGAAAATATCTGGGGTGCAACAGCCTACATGATTCAGCGTTTTTGTTACGTATTAAAGAGATTCACACCCTGAAAGCGTGCTGGAAATGCCCCGGTGGAGCTGCTAGGAAGCCCTTATGCAGGCATTAAACCATTTACGTGCAGTCGTATTAGCTGGTGGCTCAGGCACTCGGTTTTGGCCACTTTCACGTCCGCACCGACCTAAGCAACTTTTAGATTTGAGTGGCCAAGGAATCTTGCTTTGGCAAACTTTTGACCGCATTCAACCCGTCGTTGCGCCTAAGCATTGGTGGATGGTTGTGGGAGCTGCTCATGCGCAAGGGTGCCATGATGTTGTGCCGGATGTCTCGTCGGAACGAGTACTGGTGGAACCATGTGCTCGAAATACCGCGGCAGCCATCGGCTTAGCAGCGCTGCATCTCGTCCACGAAGACCCCGACGCGATGATGGTCATACTGCCGGCAGACCATCACGTAAGAGATTCGGCAGCTTTTTGCGAAGCATTGGATTTAGCGGCTCGGGCTGCGGCCAAGTCTGGAATCGTCACGCTGGGCATTAA
This genomic interval carries:
- a CDS encoding undecaprenyl-diphosphate phosphatase; translation: EPHILFDVIVHAATLVATLAFYRDTVKGIVSETLALGFGIFEVRHWKNAFRDYPEVRLLLMIVVGSVPTACIGLVFKDELEALFGEPKFAAWMLLVTAGLLALTMIQRGSSRTIESMGLRDALTIGLIQGMAVIPGISRSGSTIACAMLLGLDRQLAARYSFLLSVPAILGAVLLKTKDAVEAGAHIDVLPLVVGFFSAALVGVLALRFFIPIVKQGKLHYFVAYLIPVGILGICVL
- a CDS encoding CoA pyrophosphatase, giving the protein MNREDVIAAVRAHRSLELPSTGLRPSAVLVALREMSDSDGFELILTRRTEKLPSHAGQVSFPGGGTTDSDANPESTALRETEEELGIDPACVTVVGELDHLNTITGYHVVPIVGIVPRDIVFKPSEHEVAKVFTVPLDVFLDDSRWVTKVHNYKGSEIAMQELHWDGENIWGATAYMIQRFCYVLKRFTP